In Amycolatopsis sp. EV170708-02-1, the following are encoded in one genomic region:
- a CDS encoding dipeptidase gives MTGKPRPLIINALGALADPNTPPADRAGADDPGSGQTGLSDRVLRDAHASGLTAVNVTIGAVTDLGDPFQDTMADLAAWDTALCRHSGDLLQVREAADLSRARDTGRIGVIYGVQNTTMLGADASRVAVFAERGVRIVQLTYNPANRVGGGSQAPADRPLTDFGQEVVAQLNHHHLMVDLSHSGTQTCLDAIHASTRPVSINHTGCRALVDLPRNKTDAELRLVAEQGGFIGIYSMPFLSTSGSATAEDVVEHIRHALNVCGEDHVGIGTDGTTTPVDDLAAFRRHIAVAVARRRNQGIGAAGETPDTLPFVADLSGPGQFTRLATLLAGRGVRSSVIDKVLGANFLRYAHDIWDH, from the coding sequence ATGACCGGGAAGCCGCGGCCGTTGATCATCAACGCGCTCGGCGCGTTGGCGGATCCGAACACCCCTCCGGCGGACCGCGCCGGCGCCGACGATCCGGGCTCCGGCCAGACCGGACTCAGTGACCGGGTCCTGCGCGACGCACACGCCAGTGGGCTGACCGCGGTCAACGTCACCATCGGCGCGGTCACCGACCTCGGCGACCCGTTTCAGGACACCATGGCCGACCTCGCGGCCTGGGACACCGCTCTGTGCCGCCATTCCGGTGACTTGCTGCAGGTTCGCGAGGCCGCGGATCTCTCCCGGGCCCGCGACACCGGCCGGATCGGCGTGATCTACGGCGTGCAGAACACCACGATGCTGGGTGCCGACGCGTCCCGGGTCGCGGTGTTCGCCGAGCGGGGGGTGCGGATCGTGCAGCTCACCTACAACCCCGCCAACCGGGTGGGTGGTGGCTCGCAGGCACCCGCTGATCGCCCGCTCACCGACTTCGGCCAGGAGGTCGTCGCCCAGCTCAATCATCACCACCTGATGGTCGATCTGTCCCACAGCGGTACTCAGACCTGCCTCGACGCCATCCATGCGTCGACTCGGCCGGTGTCGATCAACCACACCGGCTGCCGTGCCCTGGTGGACCTGCCCCGCAACAAGACCGACGCCGAGCTGCGCCTGGTTGCCGAACAGGGCGGATTCATCGGCATCTACTCCATGCCCTTTCTCTCCACCTCGGGTTCCGCGACCGCCGAGGATGTGGTCGAGCACATCAGGCACGCGCTGAACGTGTGCGGCGAGGACCATGTCGGCATCGGCACCGACGGGACCACCACGCCCGTTGACGACCTCGCCGCCTTCCGCCGCCACATCGCCGTCGCCGTGGCGCGGCGCCGGAACCAGGGCATCGGCGCCGCCGGGGAAACCCCCGACACCCTCCCGTTCGTCGCCGACCTTTCCGGTCCCGGGCAGTTCACCCGGCTCGCCACCCTGCTGGCCGGACGGGGCGTGCGCTCCTCGGTGATCGACAAGGTCCTCGGGGCGAATTTCCTGCGCTACGCCCACGACATCTGGGACCACTGA
- a CDS encoding amidohydrolase family protein — MAKQLPAQPDLAAEERFRAAVTGTERAPAPVPYAEPASGERVVYRNATVFDGRGGPARPRTSVVVDGPLIVGVEPDAAVDAEALVGVEVVELGGRFLLPGLIDTHQHLNTPPNRQWAERVLRRAVYGGVTAVRDMAGDLRQTADLARVALVGETASPDIFYAALMAGPAFFTDPRTWSVAAGAQPGAVPWMQAITPDTDLPLAVARAKGTGAVAIKIYAELPAELITAITAEAHRQDMQVWAHATVYPTPPSQVVAAGVDVISHTTLLVHDLDGFPPPATFGDAMLERDALDWSSVGDSDWSSLRELFARMHGQGTILDATIGMLTTSGTSPQREAAVTARLTAEAYRAGVTICTGTDGENALADEFPALHHEMRALAEAGVPAAQVIRAATQGGARAMGQQHRMGTITPGLLANLVILAEDPLADLANLSSVTCTIKRGRRFPREIRMPAAAASEPRP; from the coding sequence ATGGCAAAGCAGTTACCGGCACAGCCGGACCTGGCAGCCGAGGAGCGGTTCCGGGCCGCGGTCACCGGCACGGAACGTGCGCCGGCGCCGGTGCCGTACGCCGAGCCGGCGTCAGGTGAGCGGGTGGTGTACCGGAATGCGACGGTGTTCGACGGCCGAGGTGGTCCGGCCCGGCCGCGTACCTCTGTCGTGGTGGACGGTCCGCTGATCGTGGGGGTGGAACCGGACGCGGCGGTGGACGCCGAGGCGCTGGTGGGCGTGGAGGTGGTCGAGCTGGGCGGGCGCTTCCTGCTGCCCGGGTTGATCGACACGCATCAGCATTTGAATACTCCGCCAAACAGGCAATGGGCCGAGCGGGTGTTGCGGCGCGCGGTCTACGGCGGGGTGACCGCGGTGCGGGACATGGCGGGCGATCTTCGTCAGACCGCCGACCTCGCCCGCGTCGCGCTGGTCGGGGAGACCGCGTCCCCGGACATCTTCTACGCCGCGCTGATGGCCGGTCCCGCGTTCTTCACTGATCCTCGGACCTGGTCCGTGGCCGCCGGGGCACAGCCAGGAGCGGTGCCATGGATGCAGGCGATCACCCCGGACACCGACCTGCCCCTGGCTGTGGCGAGAGCGAAAGGGACCGGCGCGGTCGCGATCAAGATCTATGCCGAACTGCCCGCCGAGCTGATCACGGCGATCACCGCCGAGGCGCACCGGCAGGACATGCAGGTCTGGGCACACGCCACGGTGTACCCGACCCCGCCGTCGCAGGTGGTCGCCGCGGGGGTGGACGTGATCTCCCATACCACCCTCCTGGTGCATGATCTGGACGGTTTTCCGCCCCCGGCGACGTTCGGCGACGCGATGCTCGAGCGGGATGCCCTGGACTGGTCGAGTGTCGGGGACAGCGATTGGTCGTCGCTGCGGGAGCTGTTCGCGCGGATGCACGGCCAGGGAACCATCCTCGACGCGACGATCGGCATGCTCACCACCAGCGGGACCTCCCCGCAGCGGGAGGCTGCGGTGACGGCCCGGCTGACGGCTGAGGCGTACCGGGCGGGGGTGACGATCTGCACCGGAACCGATGGGGAGAACGCGCTTGCGGACGAGTTCCCGGCGCTGCATCACGAGATGCGTGCCCTGGCCGAGGCCGGGGTGCCCGCTGCTCAGGTGATCCGTGCTGCGACTCAGGGCGGCGCGAGGGCGATGGGCCAGCAGCACCGGATGGGGACGATCACGCCCGGTCTCCTCGCCAACTTGGTGATCCTGGCCGAGGACCCGCTCGCGGACCTGGCCAACCTCTCGAGCGTGACATGCACGATCAAACGAGGCCGCCGCTTTCCCCGCGAGATCCGCATGCCCGCCGCGGCCGCGTCGGAGCCGCGGCCATGA
- a CDS encoding IclR family transcriptional regulator — protein sequence MGEPDPKPASSAVDKALDLIEAVVDAGQPVRLAEVARAVGLHRATAYRVLVDLVRRDWIARTDDAYLPGSVIMRMTRLRTPDAIIALARPTLDNLARTTGLMANLQVLEPGGSRVVDVARPARLEMIKDLLGELLQVHRFAGPLALVAALSRDARTPYLLAAEHAGHPLDGPDGLHADITTTEHHGYALIRGRNDSIVASIARAVRHPTTGTPVCALTLVGLDAELPDTRFAELATTLHTATSHLEKAMAT from the coding sequence ATGGGCGAACCCGACCCGAAACCGGCCAGCTCGGCCGTCGACAAGGCCCTCGACCTCATCGAAGCCGTCGTCGACGCAGGGCAGCCCGTGCGACTGGCCGAGGTCGCCCGCGCCGTCGGCCTGCACCGGGCCACCGCCTACCGGGTACTGGTCGACCTCGTGCGGCGCGACTGGATCGCCCGCACCGACGACGCTTACCTCCCCGGCTCGGTCATCATGCGGATGACCCGCCTGCGGACCCCCGATGCGATCATCGCCCTCGCCCGCCCCACCCTCGACAACCTGGCCCGAACCACCGGTCTGATGGCCAACCTCCAGGTCCTCGAACCCGGCGGCTCCCGCGTCGTGGACGTCGCTCGCCCCGCCCGGCTGGAAATGATCAAAGACCTGCTCGGGGAACTGCTGCAAGTCCATCGCTTCGCCGGACCGCTCGCACTCGTCGCCGCGCTCTCCCGCGACGCGCGCACGCCCTACCTGCTCGCCGCCGAGCATGCCGGGCACCCGCTCGACGGCCCAGATGGCTTGCACGCGGACATCACCACCACCGAACACCACGGCTATGCCCTCATCCGCGGCCGCAACGACAGCATCGTCGCCTCCATCGCCCGCGCGGTCCGCCATCCCACCACCGGAACGCCCGTCTGCGCACTTACCCTCGTCGGCCTCGACGCCGAACTGCCCGACACCCGGTTCGCCGAACTCGCCACCACCCTTCACACCGCCACCAGCCACCTCGAAAAGGCCATGGCCACTTGA
- a CDS encoding nuclear transport factor 2 family protein encodes MSLESDVRYLLDRLEIQDVIARYGLGQDVHQPHDENLDVLAHWADVFAQDAVLDYSEAGMPAAMSREDLADLMRGPHRDGGMANIYTVWQHVEGHATVTIDGTGPPPFHRTCTLTRQSLASRPTSSPQACSTTPWSGAPRAGGSCTDDSRTSTCTP; translated from the coding sequence ATGTCACTCGAGTCAGACGTCCGCTACCTCCTGGATCGTCTCGAGATCCAGGACGTGATCGCGCGCTACGGTCTCGGTCAGGACGTGCATCAGCCCCACGACGAGAACCTCGATGTACTGGCGCACTGGGCGGACGTGTTCGCCCAGGATGCCGTACTCGACTACTCCGAGGCCGGGATGCCTGCAGCGATGAGCCGCGAGGACCTCGCCGACCTCATGCGCGGCCCCCACCGCGATGGCGGCATGGCCAACATCTACACCGTATGGCAGCACGTCGAAGGACACGCCACCGTGACGATCGACGGGACCGGGCCACCGCCGTTTCACCGCACCTGCACACTCACGAGACAAAGTCTGGCGAGCCGGCCAACGTCATCGCCGCAGGCATGTTCTACGACACCTTGGAGCGGCGCCCCGAGGGCTGGCGGATCGTGCACCGACGACTCAAGAACCTCTACGTGCACACCCTAG
- a CDS encoding MFS transporter: MPTQTIPGRFGPLAVTTVGLTVVLLYALEAVIGPALPELQRALELLPSEGALLMAAKGQAAAVATAIMGPLGDRYGPRRTLVLLLGTVVIGGAISATAASFPMLLAGQILEGLGIGAIPLVFALTRQHTTPDRMKVLVGMIGGAVVAGGVVGNLLAGPIAGAWGWRWIFGVPALAVAAIIPVIVGVLPAAAPRTRSGIRLNWGSALVLSAALIALTYWISSLADWPVLLVLGGAAVVVVLALLWIRVERRGRGSLVDLRLLAIRGMRGTTLAAVAVSTGVGITSFLVPQMLAAPAASGIGFDASTTQIGQYLLPGTLAAVAAGPLAGWCLRRWGPRLVIVYSSLLLVASSLIVLVLHDAVWQIIAAQVLANFATNGAITALYGSTIALAPASSTGTATGMIGVLRIIGMSAGAQVAALILTFGLVSATHSPSEHAFMLILLVGAVISAFPLVFARLLPRQDATPPTSTGAAKDSGAPAR; this comes from the coding sequence ATGCCAACACAGACCATCCCGGGCCGCTTCGGTCCACTGGCCGTGACCACGGTCGGGCTGACCGTCGTTCTCCTCTATGCGCTGGAGGCAGTGATCGGCCCGGCCCTGCCGGAGCTGCAGCGGGCTCTGGAATTGCTCCCCAGCGAGGGAGCGCTGCTGATGGCTGCCAAAGGCCAGGCCGCCGCCGTCGCGACAGCGATCATGGGCCCGCTCGGGGACCGCTACGGACCCCGCCGGACTCTGGTGCTGCTGCTGGGCACCGTCGTCATCGGCGGCGCGATCTCCGCGACGGCCGCGTCGTTCCCGATGCTGCTGGCCGGGCAGATCCTGGAAGGCCTGGGAATCGGCGCCATCCCACTGGTCTTCGCTCTGACCCGTCAGCATACGACCCCCGACCGGATGAAAGTCCTGGTCGGCATGATCGGCGGAGCCGTGGTCGCCGGCGGCGTGGTGGGCAACCTGCTCGCCGGGCCGATCGCCGGCGCCTGGGGCTGGCGCTGGATATTCGGCGTGCCCGCATTGGCGGTCGCGGCGATCATCCCGGTGATCGTGGGGGTGCTTCCGGCAGCCGCTCCGCGCACGCGCAGCGGCATCCGGCTCAACTGGGGGAGCGCCCTGGTCTTGAGTGCCGCCCTGATCGCGCTGACCTACTGGATTTCCTCGCTGGCGGACTGGCCCGTCCTTCTCGTCCTCGGCGGCGCCGCCGTGGTGGTGGTCCTGGCTCTGCTCTGGATCCGGGTGGAGCGCCGCGGCCGCGGTTCCCTGGTCGACCTGCGCCTGCTGGCCATCCGCGGCATGCGCGGTACCACCCTGGCCGCCGTCGCCGTGTCCACCGGCGTCGGCATCACCAGCTTCCTCGTCCCGCAAATGCTGGCCGCCCCCGCCGCCTCCGGCATCGGGTTCGACGCGTCCACCACCCAGATCGGCCAGTACCTGCTCCCCGGCACCCTCGCTGCGGTCGCGGCCGGTCCGCTGGCCGGCTGGTGCCTGCGCCGCTGGGGGCCGCGCCTGGTGATCGTGTACTCCAGCCTCCTGCTGGTCGCCTCGTCGCTGATCGTACTGGTGCTCCATGACGCGGTGTGGCAGATCATCGCCGCGCAGGTCCTCGCAAATTTCGCGACCAACGGCGCCATCACCGCTCTCTACGGCTCCACAATCGCGCTCGCGCCAGCCTCCAGTACCGGCACTGCCACCGGGATGATCGGGGTCTTGCGCATCATCGGCATGAGCGCCGGCGCCCAGGTCGCTGCGCTCATCCTGACCTTCGGCCTGGTGTCCGCCACCCACAGCCCCAGCGAACACGCCTTCATGCTCATCCTCCTGGTCGGCGCGGTCATCTCCGCCTTCCCGCTGGTGTTCGCCCGCCTGCTCCCCCGACAGGACGCCACCCCGCCCACCTCCACTGGCGCGGCAAAGGACAGCGGGGCACCCGCCCGATGA